In Paraburkholderia phenazinium, the following are encoded in one genomic region:
- a CDS encoding LysR family transcriptional regulator, which yields MVNPTHFDLHSLRVFLTVAETGSLTRAAERSHMTLSAISKRIADLERATDCALLVRHPRGVELTPAGHGLLTHALQVLDQVNRMASEMSDFAVGVRGHVRIWANTSAIVQFLPTDLQRFLADNPSVKVTLEERLSGEVIEALGAGRTDLGIFADNVPAPLVDKRLYRRDRLVLLVPAGHALADVAQIAFADTLEYDYVALNSGSSLLLRMMDAALAAERPLRLRIQMRSFDGICRMIEAGLGIGMLPAAAVRPEILAAGLRAVQLTDAWAERTLWIGAKDAEALTPEAARLFDFLAGVPAAG from the coding sequence ATGGTCAATCCGACGCATTTCGACCTGCACTCCCTGCGCGTCTTTCTGACGGTCGCCGAAACCGGCAGCCTGACCCGTGCGGCCGAACGCAGCCACATGACGCTCTCCGCGATCAGCAAACGCATCGCCGACCTCGAGCGGGCCACCGACTGCGCGCTGCTGGTGCGTCATCCGCGCGGCGTCGAACTCACGCCGGCGGGACACGGCCTCCTCACCCACGCGCTGCAGGTGCTCGACCAGGTCAACCGGATGGCGAGCGAGATGAGCGACTTCGCGGTGGGCGTGCGCGGCCACGTGCGGATCTGGGCCAACACCTCGGCCATCGTGCAGTTCCTCCCCACCGACCTGCAGCGCTTCCTTGCCGACAACCCCAGCGTCAAGGTCACGCTCGAAGAACGCCTGAGCGGCGAAGTGATCGAAGCACTCGGCGCGGGCCGCACGGATCTAGGCATCTTCGCGGACAACGTGCCCGCGCCGCTGGTCGACAAACGCCTCTACCGGCGCGACCGGCTGGTGCTGCTGGTCCCCGCCGGCCATGCGCTCGCCGACGTCGCGCAGATCGCCTTCGCCGATACGCTCGAATACGACTACGTCGCCCTGAACAGCGGCAGTTCGCTGCTGCTGCGCATGATGGACGCCGCTCTCGCCGCCGAGCGCCCGCTGCGGCTGCGCATCCAGATGCGCAGCTTCGACGGCATCTGCCGGATGATCGAAGCGGGCCTCGGCATCGGCATGCTGCCCGCGGCGGCGGTGCGCCCGGAGATCCTCGCAGCCGGCCTGCGCGCCGTGCAGTTGACGGACGCCTGGGCCGAACGCACGCTATGGATCGGCGCGAAGGACGCCGAAGCGCTTACGCCCGAAGCGGCCAGGCTGTTCGACTTCCTGGCGGGCGTGCCGGCGGCCGGCTGA
- a CDS encoding endo alpha-1,4 polygalactosaminidase, whose amino-acid sequence MRMFMVRTLCRFAAWVACFGTAAGLTPAAQAQTLAPVGAGCSAANAANGAALPSVAFFYGEPVPVEPLSRFDAVVVEPDSGFDPAAQPAGCTAWFAYVSVGEVTPQRAYYAAMPKAWLAGHNAAWASNVVDQDAPGWPAFYVKQVIAPLWRKGYRGFFLDTLDSYQLIAKTDEARRRQQAGLVAVIRAIKARYPRALLMFNRGFEILPQVHNLAYAVAFESLYSGWDQAKQRYTQVPPADRDWLLVQAKVIREQYRLPVISIDYCAPGDEQCARDTAQKICKDGLVPYVTDGALQTVGVGRVGICEDTPAATQP is encoded by the coding sequence ATGCGGATGTTCATGGTGCGCACGTTGTGCCGTTTTGCTGCCTGGGTGGCCTGCTTCGGCACGGCTGCGGGCCTAACACCCGCGGCACAGGCCCAGACCCTCGCGCCGGTTGGTGCGGGCTGCAGCGCCGCGAATGCGGCTAACGGCGCCGCGCTGCCGTCGGTGGCGTTCTTTTATGGCGAACCGGTGCCCGTCGAACCGCTCTCGCGATTCGATGCGGTCGTGGTGGAGCCGGATAGCGGTTTCGATCCGGCGGCTCAGCCCGCGGGATGCACGGCGTGGTTTGCCTATGTCAGCGTCGGCGAAGTCACGCCGCAGCGGGCGTATTACGCGGCCATGCCGAAGGCCTGGCTGGCGGGTCATAACGCCGCGTGGGCCTCGAACGTGGTGGATCAGGATGCGCCCGGCTGGCCGGCGTTTTACGTGAAGCAGGTGATTGCGCCGCTATGGCGCAAAGGCTATCGCGGCTTCTTTCTCGACACGCTCGATTCGTATCAGTTGATAGCCAAAACCGACGAGGCCCGCCGGCGCCAGCAAGCGGGACTGGTGGCGGTGATCCGCGCGATCAAGGCGCGCTACCCGCGAGCGTTACTGATGTTCAACCGCGGCTTCGAGATCCTGCCGCAGGTGCACAATCTGGCGTACGCAGTGGCGTTCGAATCGCTCTACAGCGGCTGGGATCAGGCGAAGCAGCGCTATACGCAAGTGCCGCCGGCGGATCGCGACTGGCTGCTGGTGCAGGCCAAGGTCATCCGCGAACAATACCGCTTGCCGGTGATCTCGATCGACTACTGTGCACCCGGCGATGAGCAGTGCGCCCGCGACACGGCGCAGAAGATTTGCAAGGACGGGCTGGTGCCGTACGTGACGGACGGCGCGTTGCAGACGGTCGGGGTAGGGCGCGTGGGGATCTGCGAGGACACACCGGCGGCCACCCAGCCTTAA
- a CDS encoding hydroxymethylglutaryl-CoA lyase, with protein MSAIRPRLYIQEVATRDGFQNEARFIETDDKVALIDRLSACGFAKIEVTSFTSPRAIPALRDAEAVMHRIVRAPGVVYTVLVPNVRGAERALSCDVDEVNLVMSVSESHNRANLRMGREESFAQLRDVIEVVSKTRVAINVSLSTAFGCPMEGDVPEDDVLGWVARFAELGVHGVTLCDTTGMAYPNQVRQLAQRTRAQFAQLETTLHFHNTRGMALANTMAALDAGIDRFDASLGGLGGCPYAPGATGNVCTEELVHMLELNGYDTGVDLTQALEASAHLPGLIGHDVPSQLLKAGRRLDLHPAPEASEQRPPASAH; from the coding sequence ATGAGCGCCATCCGCCCTCGCCTCTACATCCAGGAGGTCGCCACCCGCGACGGCTTCCAGAACGAAGCGCGCTTTATCGAAACCGACGACAAGGTCGCCCTGATCGACCGTTTAAGCGCCTGCGGCTTCGCCAAGATCGAAGTGACCTCGTTCACCTCGCCGCGTGCGATTCCGGCGCTGCGCGACGCCGAAGCGGTGATGCATCGCATCGTGCGTGCGCCGGGCGTCGTCTACACCGTGCTGGTGCCCAATGTCCGCGGCGCGGAACGGGCGCTCTCGTGCGACGTCGACGAGGTCAACCTCGTCATGTCGGTCAGCGAAAGCCACAACCGCGCCAACCTGCGCATGGGCCGGGAAGAATCGTTCGCACAACTGCGCGATGTGATCGAGGTGGTCAGCAAGACACGTGTGGCGATCAACGTGTCGTTGTCGACCGCATTCGGTTGCCCGATGGAGGGTGATGTGCCCGAGGACGACGTACTCGGCTGGGTAGCGCGTTTCGCCGAACTCGGCGTGCACGGCGTCACGCTGTGCGATACGACAGGCATGGCATACCCGAACCAGGTGCGGCAACTGGCGCAACGCACGCGCGCCCAGTTCGCCCAGCTTGAAACCACCCTGCATTTTCACAACACGCGCGGCATGGCGCTCGCCAATACGATGGCCGCGCTGGACGCGGGTATCGACCGCTTCGACGCCTCGCTCGGCGGCCTCGGCGGCTGTCCCTACGCACCGGGCGCGACAGGTAACGTCTGCACGGAAGAGCTCGTGCATATGCTGGAATTGAACGGCTACGACACGGGGGTCGATTTGACCCAGGCGCTGGAAGCCTCCGCACACTTGCCGGGACTGATCGGTCACGATGTCCCGAGCCAGTTGCTCAAGGCCGGACGGCGGCTCGATCTGCATCCCGCTCCCGAAGCGAGCGAGCAGCGTCCGCCCGCTTCTGCACATTGA
- the pelG gene encoding exopolysaccharide Pel transporter PelG — protein sequence MAGIGFELRKILKHETLFGVARAYAYAGLISSGPLILSIFGILIIGVMSLAFVIPKYAIVQFQVSVTYLISLSLILTGPLQLSFTRFISDRLFEKRDDLVLSNYNGVVLVSTIAAGLVGVVAMLLGFRSEPLAYRVLMVAGFVVVSNIWIAVIFLSSVKQYRQILFVFLIGYGCTVAFALMLNRHGLAGLLGGFVAGHLVLLGGLSGLIYRNYRSGRLISFEVFDKRFAYPTLALVGLFFNLGVWLDKFMFWYAPGTGAPVIGPLHASVIYDIPVFIAYVCVMPGMATFLVRIEADFVEYYDAFYDAVRSGATLRHINDMRDMMVGSVRAGLYEIIKIQAVVLLLIFAFGQNVLQALHISPLYMPLLTIDVISASLQVVLLGLLNVFFYLDARRTVLKLCVAFVVLNGALTWLTLQMSPNAYGYGFALALLILVVAAVLTLDRKFAKLEYETYMLHN from the coding sequence ATGGCCGGGATTGGTTTCGAACTGCGCAAGATCCTCAAGCACGAGACGCTGTTCGGCGTCGCCCGGGCTTACGCATATGCCGGCCTGATCAGCTCGGGGCCGCTGATCCTGTCGATCTTCGGTATCCTGATCATTGGCGTGATGAGCCTCGCGTTCGTCATACCCAAGTACGCGATCGTGCAGTTTCAGGTGTCGGTCACCTATCTGATCTCGCTGAGCCTGATCCTGACCGGGCCGCTGCAACTGTCGTTCACGCGCTTCATCTCCGACCGGCTGTTCGAAAAGCGCGACGATCTGGTGCTGTCGAACTACAACGGCGTCGTACTGGTCAGCACGATTGCCGCGGGACTGGTCGGCGTGGTGGCGATGCTGCTGGGCTTCAGGAGCGAGCCTTTGGCGTATCGCGTGCTCATGGTGGCGGGTTTCGTGGTGGTCAGCAATATCTGGATCGCCGTGATCTTCCTGTCCAGCGTCAAGCAGTACCGGCAGATCCTGTTTGTGTTTCTGATCGGCTACGGCTGCACCGTGGCGTTCGCGCTGATGCTCAACCGCCATGGGTTGGCCGGACTGCTGGGCGGCTTCGTGGCGGGGCATCTGGTGTTGCTGGGCGGGCTGTCCGGACTGATCTACCGCAACTATCGCAGCGGCCGGCTGATTTCCTTCGAGGTGTTCGACAAGCGTTTCGCCTATCCGACGCTCGCGCTGGTGGGGCTGTTTTTCAATCTCGGCGTGTGGCTCGACAAGTTCATGTTCTGGTACGCGCCCGGCACCGGCGCGCCGGTCATCGGGCCGCTGCACGCTTCGGTGATCTACGATATCCCGGTGTTTATCGCCTATGTGTGCGTGATGCCCGGCATGGCGACGTTTCTGGTGCGCATCGAGGCGGATTTCGTCGAGTACTACGACGCCTTCTACGACGCCGTGCGCAGCGGCGCGACGCTGCGCCACATCAACGACATGCGCGACATGATGGTGGGCAGCGTGCGCGCCGGGCTGTATGAGATCATCAAGATTCAGGCGGTGGTGCTGCTGCTGATTTTCGCTTTCGGACAGAACGTGCTGCAGGCGCTGCATATCTCGCCGCTGTATATGCCGCTCTTGACCATCGACGTGATTTCGGCCAGCCTGCAGGTGGTGCTGCTGGGTCTCCTGAACGTGTTCTTCTATCTGGATGCGCGGCGTACGGTGTTGAAACTGTGCGTCGCGTTTGTGGTCCTCAACGGCGCGCTGACGTGGCTTACGTTGCAGATGAGTCCCAATGCCTATGGCTACGGCTTCGCGCTGGCGCTGCTGATTCTGGTGGTGGCCGCCGTGCTGACGCTGGACCGCAAATTCGCCAAGCTCGAATACGAAACCTACATGCTGCATAACTAA
- a CDS encoding CaiB/BaiF CoA transferase family protein has product MARPLDGIRVLELGQLIAGPFASRLLAEFGADVIKVEPPGTGDPLRKWRMLHDGTSVWWASQSRNKRSVTLDLRDPEGQDIARRLAAEADVVIENFRPGALEGWGLGWDTLHELNPRLVMLRVSGYGQTGPYRDLPGFGVIGEAMGGLRHLSGEPGRTPVRVGVSIGDSLAALHGVIGILLALRHRDQQGGQGQMIDVALYESVFNMMESLLPEYSVFGAVRQAAGSSLPGIAPSNAYRCRDGKFALIAGNGDSIFRRLMEVIERPDLAADPTLAQNDGRVANVERLDAAIGAWTAQHSLEEVLDHLNEARIPAGKIYDVADIATDPHYRAREMILDSTLDDGTPVQLPGVLPKLDATPGTVRSRAPTLGQHTDEVLASLGLDDAQRAALRERGVI; this is encoded by the coding sequence ATGGCTCGCCCGCTCGACGGAATCCGCGTCCTCGAACTCGGACAACTGATTGCCGGCCCGTTCGCGAGCCGGCTGCTCGCCGAATTCGGCGCCGACGTCATCAAGGTCGAACCGCCCGGCACGGGCGATCCGCTGCGCAAATGGCGCATGCTGCACGACGGCACGTCGGTGTGGTGGGCCTCGCAGTCGCGCAACAAACGCTCGGTGACGCTCGATCTGCGCGACCCCGAAGGCCAGGACATCGCGCGGCGTCTCGCCGCCGAGGCGGATGTCGTGATCGAAAACTTCCGCCCGGGCGCGCTCGAAGGCTGGGGCCTCGGCTGGGACACCCTGCATGAACTGAATCCCAGGCTCGTGATGTTGCGCGTGTCGGGCTACGGCCAGACCGGCCCGTATCGCGACCTGCCCGGCTTCGGCGTGATCGGCGAGGCCATGGGCGGGTTGCGCCATCTGAGCGGCGAGCCGGGCCGCACGCCCGTACGAGTGGGCGTGTCGATCGGCGATTCGCTCGCGGCCCTGCATGGCGTGATCGGCATTCTGCTCGCGCTGCGCCATCGCGACCAGCAAGGCGGCCAAGGCCAGATGATCGACGTCGCGCTCTACGAGTCGGTCTTCAATATGATGGAAAGCCTGTTGCCCGAATACTCGGTGTTCGGCGCGGTCCGGCAAGCGGCCGGCAGCAGTCTGCCGGGCATCGCGCCCTCCAACGCGTATCGTTGCCGGGACGGCAAGTTCGCCCTGATCGCGGGCAACGGCGACAGCATCTTCCGGCGCCTGATGGAAGTGATCGAACGCCCCGACCTCGCCGCCGACCCGACGCTCGCGCAAAACGACGGCCGCGTGGCGAACGTCGAACGGCTCGACGCCGCCATCGGCGCCTGGACCGCGCAGCACTCGCTCGAGGAGGTGCTGGACCATCTGAACGAAGCGCGGATTCCAGCCGGCAAGATCTACGACGTCGCCGATATCGCCACCGACCCGCATTACCGCGCCCGCGAGATGATCCTCGACAGCACGCTCGACGACGGCACGCCGGTGCAACTGCCGGGCGTGCTGCCCAAACTCGATGCCACGCCCGGTACGGTGCGCAGCCGCGCGCCGACGCTCGGTCAACACACCGACGAGGTGCTCGCCTCGCTCGGCCTCGACGACGCCCAACGCGCGGCCCTGCGCGAACGCGGCGTCATCTGA
- the pelF gene encoding GT4 family glycosyltransferase PelF gives MKESLMRRAADADVCLLLEGTFPFVRGGVSSWVNEMLRAYPQTRFAIVFIGSREQDYHGAAYALPDNVVHFETHYLYEAAQADARRPREIEGDVAAFAKSAELHAALRDVRGADVGALMAEMVPTLGEHGTLNEAQFLASRQSWNFIVEQYEKYCTDPSFTDYFWTVRIMHKPLWQLANVAEKLIPARVYHTVSTGYAGFLGALLHYRTGRPLLISEHGIYTKERKIDLLQSQWIHDNRGAFERDISQISYFRELWVRFFEAIGKLAYDAADEIVALYETNRLRQVADGAAAERTRSIPNGVDVEGLAPLVEQRGAGRHRVVALIGRVVPIKDIKTFIRAMFVASRSMPDIEGWIIGPEEEDPAYALECRALVESLGLADNVKFLGFQRIDAVLPKIDVIALTSISEALPLVVLEGFAAGIPSITTDVGACRQMIEGLSDEDRALGSAGAVVQIANPAAFAQAVVALLNDDARWQSAQQAGLARVRRYYTKAQMTGSYRTLYDQLAATPDVERRKHGAAAGGCPVHHGAPGGTRAAQSGETR, from the coding sequence ATGAAAGAGTCCCTGATGCGGCGCGCCGCCGATGCCGATGTCTGCCTGCTGCTGGAAGGCACCTTCCCGTTTGTGCGCGGCGGGGTGTCGAGCTGGGTCAACGAAATGCTGCGGGCTTATCCGCAGACCCGCTTTGCGATCGTCTTTATCGGCAGCCGCGAGCAGGACTATCACGGCGCGGCCTATGCGCTGCCCGACAACGTCGTGCACTTCGAGACGCATTACCTGTACGAGGCCGCGCAGGCCGATGCACGTCGGCCGCGCGAGATCGAAGGCGACGTGGCGGCGTTTGCGAAGTCGGCGGAACTGCATGCCGCGTTGCGCGACGTGCGCGGCGCGGATGTCGGCGCGCTGATGGCCGAGATGGTGCCGACGCTCGGCGAGCACGGCACGCTCAACGAGGCGCAGTTTCTCGCTAGTCGTCAATCGTGGAATTTCATTGTCGAGCAGTACGAAAAGTACTGTACCGACCCATCGTTTACCGACTACTTCTGGACCGTGCGCATCATGCACAAGCCGCTGTGGCAGTTGGCGAACGTCGCTGAAAAACTGATCCCGGCGCGCGTCTATCACACGGTGTCGACGGGGTATGCGGGTTTTCTGGGTGCGCTGCTGCACTACCGCACGGGGCGCCCGCTGCTGATTTCCGAGCACGGCATCTACACCAAGGAACGCAAGATCGACCTGCTGCAAAGCCAGTGGATCCACGACAACCGCGGCGCGTTCGAGCGCGACATTTCGCAGATCAGCTATTTCCGCGAGCTCTGGGTACGCTTTTTCGAAGCGATCGGCAAGCTTGCGTATGACGCCGCCGACGAGATCGTGGCCCTGTACGAGACCAACCGCCTGCGCCAGGTCGCCGACGGCGCCGCCGCCGAGCGCACCCGCAGCATTCCGAACGGCGTCGACGTGGAGGGTCTCGCGCCGCTCGTCGAGCAACGGGGCGCGGGGCGTCACCGGGTGGTGGCGCTAATTGGCCGGGTGGTGCCGATCAAGGACATCAAGACGTTTATCCGCGCCATGTTTGTGGCGTCGCGCAGCATGCCCGACATCGAAGGCTGGATCATCGGACCGGAGGAAGAAGATCCGGCCTACGCGCTCGAGTGCCGCGCGCTGGTGGAAAGCCTCGGGCTCGCCGATAACGTGAAGTTCCTCGGCTTTCAGCGCATCGACGCGGTGCTGCCGAAGATCGACGTGATTGCGCTGACCTCGATCAGCGAGGCGCTGCCGCTCGTCGTGCTGGAGGGCTTCGCGGCCGGCATTCCGTCCATTACGACGGATGTGGGCGCGTGTCGGCAGATGATCGAAGGCCTGAGCGACGAGGACCGCGCGCTGGGCAGCGCGGGCGCGGTCGTGCAGATCGCCAATCCGGCCGCTTTCGCGCAGGCCGTGGTGGCGCTGCTGAACGACGATGCGCGCTGGCAGTCGGCGCAGCAGGCCGGGCTCGCGCGGGTACGCCGCTACTATACGAAGGCGCAGATGACCGGCAGCTACCGGACCCTGTATGACCAGCTCGCAGCCACGCCCGACGTCGAGCGTCGCAAGCACGGCGCTGCGGCCGGCGGCTGCCCGGTGCATCACGGCGCGCCGGGCGGGACGCGCGCCGCTCAAAGCGGGGAGACACGCTAA
- a CDS encoding LysR family transcriptional regulator ArgP, which yields MLDYALLDALAAVVRHGSFDRAASALNVTPSAVSQRVKLLEERVGSVLVKRGQPCVATTSGALLCRHTERVQLLESELTGRLPAVPGAWVESWPTLRVAVNDDSVGTWFIDAVAGFCVEREMLLDLVIDDQDHTAQRIRDGSVQGAVTTQAEPVQGCRSVRLGRMRYLAVCAPDFHERYFADGVTRETLQRTPCVDFNPKDQLQKRFMRRITRAEMDPPLHWIPHVAGFLRACVTGMGWGLCPERMIAPHLESGELVDMAPGKPVDVDLYWQSWRLSIGWLDDFGSVLRKRAAELLD from the coding sequence ATGCTCGACTACGCCTTGCTGGATGCGCTCGCTGCCGTGGTGCGCCACGGCTCGTTCGACCGCGCGGCGAGCGCGCTGAATGTGACGCCGTCAGCGGTGTCGCAGCGCGTGAAGCTGCTAGAGGAGCGGGTGGGCAGCGTGCTCGTCAAACGTGGGCAGCCGTGTGTGGCGACCACCTCCGGTGCGCTGCTGTGCCGGCATACGGAGCGGGTGCAATTGCTCGAATCGGAGTTGACGGGGCGCTTGCCCGCCGTGCCGGGGGCGTGGGTCGAGTCGTGGCCGACCTTGCGGGTGGCGGTCAACGACGACAGCGTGGGCACGTGGTTTATCGATGCGGTCGCCGGTTTTTGCGTCGAGCGGGAGATGCTGCTCGATCTCGTGATCGACGATCAGGACCACACCGCCCAGCGGATTCGCGACGGCAGCGTGCAGGGCGCGGTGACCACGCAGGCCGAGCCGGTGCAAGGCTGCCGTTCGGTGCGGCTGGGACGGATGCGCTATCTGGCGGTGTGCGCGCCGGATTTCCATGAACGCTACTTTGCCGATGGCGTCACGCGCGAGACGTTGCAGCGCACGCCTTGCGTCGACTTCAATCCGAAGGATCAGTTGCAGAAGCGTTTCATGCGCCGGATTACCCGCGCGGAAATGGATCCGCCGTTGCACTGGATTCCGCATGTTGCCGGCTTTTTGCGGGCGTGCGTCACGGGGATGGGGTGGGGCCTGTGCCCGGAGCGGATGATCGCGCCGCATCTCGAGAGCGGCGAGTTGGTGGACATGGCGCCGGGTAAGCCGGTCGATGTGGATCTGTACTGGCAGAGCTGGCGTCTGTCGATTGGGTGGCTGGATGACTTCGGCAGCGTGTTGCGCAAGCGGGCGGCGGAGTTGCTGGATTGA
- a CDS encoding LysE/ArgO family amino acid transporter has product MDWLAFSHGAALCASLIVTIGAQNAFVLRQGIMRSHIGKIVLLCTVSDFILIAAGVGGASVLVERYPVFVHAMLYVGLAYLAWFGVNALRRAVRPGHAVLAVDAPADPASGHSAPAAQSTQRAMPIVLMTLAFTWLNPHVYLDTFLLIGTAGAREALGGRVAFALGAMAVSAVWFVGLGYGARALAPLFRRATAWRVLDGAIGSMVLLLAVTQLR; this is encoded by the coding sequence ATGGATTGGCTCGCTTTCTCCCACGGAGCGGCGCTGTGCGCGTCGCTGATCGTGACCATCGGCGCCCAGAACGCCTTCGTGCTGCGGCAAGGCATCATGCGCTCGCACATCGGCAAGATCGTGCTGCTCTGCACCGTGTCGGATTTCATCCTGATTGCCGCGGGCGTGGGCGGCGCCTCGGTGCTGGTGGAGCGTTATCCGGTGTTCGTCCATGCCATGCTGTACGTCGGGCTTGCCTACCTCGCATGGTTCGGCGTCAACGCGCTGCGCCGCGCGGTGCGGCCCGGCCATGCGGTGCTGGCGGTCGACGCCCCGGCTGATCCGGCTTCGGGGCATTCCGCGCCCGCCGCTCAGTCCACCCAGCGCGCCATGCCGATCGTCCTGATGACGCTCGCCTTCACATGGCTCAACCCGCATGTGTATCTGGACACCTTTCTGCTGATCGGCACCGCCGGCGCCCGTGAAGCGCTGGGCGGCCGGGTGGCGTTCGCGCTCGGCGCGATGGCGGTCAGCGCCGTGTGGTTCGTCGGACTCGGCTACGGCGCCCGGGCGCTCGCCCCGCTGTTTCGCCGCGCTACCGCGTGGCGCGTGCTGGATGGCGCGATCGGCAGCATGGTCTTGCTGCTCGCTGTCACGCAGTTGCGTTAG